One window of Trichoderma breve strain T069 chromosome 3, whole genome shotgun sequence genomic DNA carries:
- a CDS encoding fungal specific transcription factor domain-containing protein, which translates to MRLRDNDRDVMLREAVKVASPAVLAGSAVISNIPGDKSLKNQNKATAIHSNSEALSTQTNNVNVGSATDAYLTASIITNGNGSIPRSLAAETMFARQLSPTEASRERYLLTYYIHTFIPQVTLVQSPSNFFTSLYIPMAFHYSGVMDAIIASSAAHLAKSVHGSDKIKELNSVAIRRQQLAREFVTEHTTCPKSSGHFLYHDVMSLIMEDVLDPETQADLSKRSGPFSDCAATLSVPRTQDLSGQEVVTKSISPSEFHQYGSAPQGVDCLLGLSKDLFSTITQLRRLPSRDSELIDMEAPAFLKIETDLTNWQYDHAIASALDFNTRLDLIALSECHRLTALILLYRRYPSRSYCLPHLASQVIGVLSRITPSSAVISALTPVLFLAGAELNSEVEMALCAARLKSIREANKMMNIAAVEEILRVIWEERLQKKGRADWLEILRTRRWTLSLG; encoded by the exons ATGCGACTCCGCGACAACGACAGAGACGTTATGCTCCGCGAAGCCGTCAAGGTTGCCTCACCTGCCGTGCTCGCCGGAAGCGCTGTGATATCCAACATCCC CGGAGACAAATCTCTAAAGAACCAGAATAAGGCCACTGCGATCCACTCAAATTCAGAAGCACTCAGTACACAAACCAACAACGTTAACGTTGGTTCAGCAACAGATGCATATCTTACAGCATCGATAATTAcaaatggaaatggaagcaTACCAAGAAGTTTGGCCGCCGAAACTATGTTTGCGCGTCAGCTCAGCCCTACTGAAGCTTCTCGTGAGCGGTATCTGTTGACGTACTATATACATACGTTCATCCCTCAAGTTACCCTTGTCCAGTCGCCATCTAATTTCTTCACATCGCTGTACATTCCTATGGCATTCCACTATAGCGGTGTTATGGATGCAATCATCGCTTCCTCTGCAGCTCATCTTGCAAAGTCGGTTCATGGATCAGACAAGATAAAAGAACTCAATTCCGTGGCCAtccgccgccagcagctGGCGCGTGAGTTCGTTACAGAGCATACGACATGCCCCAAGAGCTCTGG GCACTTCCTATATCATGATGTAATGTCTCTCATCATGGAGGATGTGTTAGACCCAGAGACGCAAGCAGATTTGTCAAAGAGAAGCGGTCCTTTCAGCGACTGTGCTGCGACTCTTTCGGTACCCCGAACGCAAGATCTGTCGGGGCAGGAAGTCGTAACAAAATCCATAAGCCCGTCAGAATTTCATCAGTACGGAAGCGCGCCTCAAGGTGTCGACTGTCTGCTTGGCTTGTCCAAGGATTTGTTCAGCACCATTACCCAGCTGAGGCGTCTACCAAGTCGAGATTCTGAGCTCATCGACATGGAAGCGCCAGCGTTTCTCAAAATCGAAACTGATCTTACTAACTGGCAGTACGATCATGCAATAGCATCGGCATTGGACTTCAACACTCGTTTAGATCTGATTGCACTTTCCGAATGTCATCGTCTTACCGCACTAATTCTCCTCTATCGACGATATCCCAGTCGATCGTATTGTTTGCCACATTTGGCGTCGCAGGTCATAGGTGTTCTTTCCAGAATAACTCCAAGCAGTGCAGTGATCTCTGCTTTGACTCCGGTTCTATTTTTGGCTGGCGCCGAACTGAACTCCGAGGTGGAGATGGCATTATGCGCAGCAAGGCTCAAGAGTATCAGGGAGGCcaacaagatgatgaacatAGCCGCTGTAGAAGAAATTCTTCGAGTTATTTGGGAAGAGCGATTGCAGAAGAAGGGTCGGGCAGACTGGCTGGAGATTCTGCGAACTCGGCGATGGACTTTGAGCCTGGGATAA
- a CDS encoding putative oxalocrotonate tautomerase enzyme domain-containing protein has protein sequence MPLYEVQHYIPLSLEERNKFAKEITRIHTREFITPSLFVNVQFTELKEGSSFIAGEEKKTNRVIAFLRGGPRTREQFVDVTKQVKKAWDEIMNEGKAVWGERQLSLVGVIDGLAGGLEHDFVAPEAGKDVAWLKNHKSDFQKLASEGNDLFVGILQEMENREDLVAKLQQD, from the exons ATGCCACTTTACGAGGTCCAACATTATATCCCCCTGTCATTGGAGGAACGCAACAAGTTCGCAAAGGAAATCACAAGAATCCATACGAGAGAGTTCATTACACCGAGCCTTTTCGTCAATGTTCAGTTCACCGAGCTAAAGGAAGGCTCCAGCTTTATTGCAGGCGAGGAG aaaaaaacaaatcgAGTCATTGCTTTTCTCCGGGGCGGCCCAAGGACCCGAGAGCAGTTCGTTGACGTGACCAAACAAGTCAAGAAGGCTTGGGACGAGATTATGAATGAAGGAAAGGCTGTGTGGGGAGAGCGTCAGTTGAGCCTGGTCGGTGTAATTGATGGACTTGCAGGCGGCCTTGAGCATGACTTTGTTGCTCCTGAG GCGGGCAAAGATGTTGCTTGGCTTAAGAACCACAAGAGCGACTTCCAGAAGTTGGCATCTGAGGGAAACGATTTATTCGTCGGTATCCTACAAGAAATGGAAAATCGCGAGGACCTCGTTGCAAAGCTCCAGCAGGATTAA
- a CDS encoding flavoprotein domain-containing protein, whose product MLGMSSTAPTVAPRRKRIIVAMTGATGAILGIKLLIALRNLNVETHLVTSKWAGETIKYETDYHAANVTALADFSYNINDMAAAISSGSFRTDGMIIVPCSMKTLASVSTGLGSDLIARAADVMLKERRRLVLVTRETPLSEIHLRNMLEVTRAGAIIFPPVPAFYIKSDDVEVMINHSVGRMLDLFDLDIGNIERWEGWTKGDK is encoded by the coding sequence ATGCTCGGAATGTCTAGTACCGCGCCGACGGTGGCCCCCCGCCGTAAGCGTATCATCGTAGCCATGACGGGAGCCACCGGAGCTATACTTGGCATCAAACTTCTTATTGCTCTCCGAAACCTCAATGTCGAGACGCATCTTGTTACCAGTAAATGGGCAGGAGAGACGATCAAATACGAGACAGACTATCACGCTGCCAATGTCACAGCATTGGCAGACTTCTCGTACAACATAAACGACATGGCTGCAGCGATTTCCAGCGGGTCATTCCGCACAGATGGCATGATCATAGTGCCTTGCAGTATGAAGACGCTTGCTTCGGTTTCGACTGGGTTAGGCAGTGATCTGATCGCCCGCGCtgctgatgtgatgctgaaAGAACGGAGGCGGCTGGTCCTGGTGACGCGGGAGACTCCACTCAGCGAGATCCATTTGCGCAACATGCTGGAGGTTACGCGTGCAGgggccatcatcttcccgCCCGTGCCCGCTTTCTACATCAAATCTGACGACGTCGAAGTTATGATTAACCACAGCGTGGGAAGAATGCTGGACCTTTTTGACCTTGATATAGGAAATATAGAACGCTGGGAAGGCTGGACAAAGGGGGACAAATAG
- a CDS encoding major facilitator superfamily domain-containing protein gives MNETRLDCKESPNYAGSSENEVTMPPKDGYDNTKDDYDTGVTAWLQVLGSFFLYFNSWGIINAFGVFETYYEQQILSHMSPSAIAWIGSIQSALLMVVGVISGPLFDAGYFYALLPTGTFLVVLGTMMTSLSTKYYQIMLAQGICVGIGAGFLFVPSVAILPQYFKNNRALANGIAASGSSIGGVLFPIIFHQLEVQIGFPWATRTIGFLSLATCAISIGVMRLRFRTQEKRALLQLSAFKEAQYSLFCLACFLGFLGFYNFLVYVQPYAIETGIVDVNLGFYLIAILNAASTFGRVGPNFVADHAGSLNVLFPALAITATLAYCWAAVHSTSGIIALSALYGFFSGGFVSLIPVVLITITQDLRKLGTRLGMCFALESIGLLIGTPIGGAIINSTGSYLGVQMFCGSCLAACAVLLLSVRLLRSGPNLMYKT, from the exons ATGAACGAAACTCGTCTCGACTGCAAAGAGAGCCCTAACTATGCTGGCTCAAGCGAAAACGAAGTAACAATGCCACCAAAAGATGGATATGATAATACAAAGGATGATTACGACACCGGCGTCACGGCTTGGCTCCAAGTTCTcggttcttttttcctctaTTTCAATTCATG GGGAATTATTAACGCTTTTGGAGTCTTCGAGACGTACTATGAACAACAAATTTTGTCGCACATGTCACCATCGGCGATTGCTTGGATCGGATCCATTCAGTCAGCTCTGCTCATGGTAGTCGGAGTGATCAGTGGTCCGCTCTTTGATGCAGGATATTTCTACGCGCTGTTACCAACTGGCACCTTCCTGGTTGTTCTAGgaacgatgatgacgagccTCTCGACGAAATATTATCAAATCATGCTGGCACAGGGCATCTGTGTTGGAATCGGAGCCGGCTTCCTGTTCGTTCCATCGGTTGCGATCTTACCCCAATACTTTAAGAATAATCGAGCTCTGGCAAATGGCATCGCCGCATCTGGAAGCAGTATTGGGGGCGTTCTTTTCCCCATCATTTTTCATCAACTTGAAGTCCAGATAGGATTCCCCTGGGCAACCCGCACTAttggctttctctctcttgcaaCTTGTGCTATTTCCATTGGCGTAATGCGATTGCGTTTCCGAAcccaagagaaaagagcacTGCTGCAGCTTTCTGCGTTCAAAGAAGCTCAATACTCGCTCTTTTGCCTGGCGTGTTTCCTAGGTTTCCTGGGCTTCTATAACTTCCTAGTTTACGTACAGCCTTATGCAATCGAGACCGGGATTGTAGATGTCAACCTTGGCTTCTATCTTATTGCAATATTGAACGCTGCGTCAACATTTGGCCGGGTTGGCCCAAACTTTGTCGCGGATCACGCAGGGTCACTCAACGTGCTCTTTCCAGCGTTGGCCATCACGGCTACTCTGGCCTATTGCTGGGCTGCTGTACACAGCACATCAGGAATTATTGCTCTTTCGGCGCTATATGGATTCTTCTCAGGAGGATTCGTATCCTTGATACCGGTAGTCCTGATAACGATCACTCAGGATCTCCGCAAGCTTGGGACTCGGTTGGGTATGTGCTTTGCGCTTGAGTCTATTGGGTTGCTGATAGGAACTCCAATCGGCGGGGCCATTATTAATAGTACTGGATCGTATCTTGGTGTTCAGATGTTTTGCGGCTCATGCCTTGCTGCCTGTGCTGTTCTGCTACTCAGCGTTCGATTGTTGCGGAGTGGACCGAACCTTATGTATAAGACATAA
- a CDS encoding glutathione-dependent formaldehyde-activating enzyme domain-containing protein has protein sequence MLIQSGGCICGKIRYTYNAEPITKVLCHCDDCRKISGSNYSVNFLVPEAAFQVTVGTPKIFSKVADSGDIINSYFCGDCGSMIWRESANCGPNKVVKAGTLDDSGKIISTSLFDAEVFTRSRVEWVQPIAGASQRVAE, from the exons ATGCTTATCCAGAGCGGTGGCTGCATCTGCGGCAAGATTCGCTACACTTACAATGCGGAACCGATAACAAAA GTCCTTTGCCATTGCGATGACTGTCGCAAGATCAGTGGTAGCAACTACAGCGTCAACTTTCTTGTCCCTGAGGCGGCATTCCAAGTAACTGTCGGTACGCCAAAAATCTTCAGTAAAGTTGCTGATTCAGGCGATATCATCAACAGCTACTTTTGCGGTGACTGCGGTAGCATGATATGGCGTGAGTCCGCCAACTGCGGGCCTAATAAAGTGGTCAAAGCCGGGACCTTGGATGACAGCGGCAAGATTATTTCTACTTCACTATTCGATGCAGAGGTGTTTACGCGCTCGAGGGTAGAGTGGGTGCAGCCAATAGCTGGTGCAAGCCAGAGGGTCGCAGAGTGA
- a CDS encoding acetyltransferase (GNAT) family domain-containing protein, with the protein MSSLPLVRYARLEDVSLILRFIREAAEEQAPGAKVAATEDSLSKTLHFGPPSESRAETGTRFAWALLIYSPDEQPAGLLIYYHNYSTWMAAPGVCLEELYVVPEYRRLGYAQILIETMASAAEAAGCIKMDWVCLLDNKRALRFYEKLEAKRMEDWVVLKVDKASTEKLAARGKQSE; encoded by the exons ATGTCTTCCCTGCCGTTAGTCAGGTACGCTCGTCTCGAAG ATGTTTCCCTCATTTTGCGATTTAttcgagaagcagcagaagaacaagccCCTGGGGCTAAAGTAGCCGCAACTGAGGACAGTCTCTCAAAGACACTGCACTTCGGGCCGCCCTCAGAATCAAGGGCAGAGACAGGCACTCGGTTTGCATGGGCGCTACTCATCTATTCCCCCGACGAGCAGCCTGCTGGGCTGTTGATTTATTATCATAATTACTCGACATGGATGGCTGCGCCGGGTGTCTGTTTGGAGGAATTGTATGTTGTACCGGAATATCGGCGTCTGGGCTATGCGCAAATCCTGATTGAGACCATGGCGTCTGCAGCGGAAGCAGCAGGTTGTATCAAAATGGACTGGGTCTGCCTTTTGGATAATAAGAGAGCACTAAGGTTCTATGAAAAATTGGAGGCAAAACGAATGGAGGATTGGGTCGTCTTAAAGGTTGATAAAGCCAGCACGGAAAAGCTGGCCGCTAGAGGGAAGCAGTCCG AGTAA
- a CDS encoding subtilase family domain-containing protein, which produces MVAYLRFLPILGLFLVDGARSVTIAHGAVDESQTGGSWAYVPGAYIIEYEDGHEDEASLFSNLHSRGLPASKRMSLSYSLFKGASIQLDAVDLDPHSASTKIASLTSVKNVWPVQHFSRAAAANDADSYAPHVMTQVDKLHAEGYTGKGIRIGIVDSGVDYNHPVLGGCFGPGCIVSYGMDLIGDAFNGTNTPMPGPYPMDCLGHGTHVSGIIAAQKNPLGFIGAAYGATIGMYKALDCAGSSSNDVLMAGFNQAYEDGSDVISLSVGTISGWKEDPLAITVSRIIDAGVPCVIANGNNGPMVFTAATPAAGKGVMNVGSIENTMTPLLGTEGFTSLESSSDNLTSFAWIPGTPAFPNITLPFWVVTPNVTTDGTWSACSPLNDNAPADLSDRIVLVELDDCGDPTIADNLSKNNATYIMFYNSDDDLDNIYSVSTSPSTLGAGMVALQQAVEWRDLLGNGTEVYATLVEPQSANPAAGYYPSDATGGYVDDFSSWGPTWEADLDPHISTPGGSILSTYPLNQGGYYVDSGTSMAAPIMASIYALIMQARSIKDPKTLMGLVSSTAKQTKYYDSYQGTFYDGLAPVAQQGAGLAQAYDAVHATTSLSVSSFSFNDTDHFVNSTDFTIKNGAEQAVTYSIGHTPTRSRDTYKTGQSNPSRSSNSSDIAATLAFSATKITVPAGGSAKVTVKVTVPQGLTAANLPVYGGYITLDGSTGEHLVIPYLGVAGSLANAQSIDPNYSFIYHTSGRFAQSAPDNDTWTIPHPTLGASQPSSSSSVDYPGLGIEADSGVPLMRADIIPLGSTPAKTTKVLGVDVAVAFNGITQEGTILPEGNYAVLLRALKIFGNASNPDDYVTKQTQSFNIKYASTAA; this is translated from the exons ATGGTCGCGTATCTCCGTTTTCTGCCCATTTTGGGTCTATTTCTTGTAGACGGGGCTCGATCCGTTACTATAGCCCATGGAGCAGTTGATGAGAGTCAGACTGGAGGCAGTTGGGCGTATGTTCCCGGCGCCTACATTATTGAGTATGAAGATGGTCAT GAAGATGAAGCATCACTATTCAGCAACCTCCACAGCCGTGGACTTCCAGCTTCTAAGCGGATGAGCCTGTCGTATTCTTTGTTTAAAGGAGCTTCCATCCAACTGGACGCGGTCGATTTAGATCCTCATTCCGCATCCACCAAAATCGCATCCCTTACTTCAGTGAAGAATGTGTGGCCTGTCC AGCACTTTTCTagagcagcggcagcaaacGACGCTGATTCATATGCGCCACATGTTATGACTCAAGTGGACAAGCTACATGCAGAAGGGTACACCGGCAAAGGCATTCGCATTGGCATTGTCGATTCTGGAGTTGACTACAATCATCCTGTCTTGGGAGGCTGCTTCGGTCCGGGGTGCATTGTTAGCTATGGAATGGACTTGATTGGCGATGCGTTCAACGGCACCAACACGCCCATGCCTGGCCCCTACCCCATGGACTGCCTTGGTCATGGAACGCATGTCTCTGGCATTATTGCCGCGCAAAAGAATCCTCTGGGCTTCATCGGTGCTGCGTATGGCGCAACGATAGGCATGTACAAGGCCTTGGACTGTGCCGGCAGTTCCTCCAACGATGTTCTGATGGCCGGTTTCAACCAGGCATATGAGGATGGATCGGATGTTATCTCTCTTTCCGTTGGAACCATCTCTGGCTGGAAAGAAGATCCACTCGCAATCACAGTTTCCCGGATAATCGACGCTGGTGTGCCCTGTGTTATTGCAAACGGTAACAATGGCCCTATGGTTTTCACCGCAGCTACTCCTGCCGCCGGCAAAGGAGTCATGAATGTCGGATCCATAGAGAACACCATGACGCCCTTGCTAGGGACTGAAGGTTTCACCAGCTTGGAGAGTTCTTCCGATAACTTGACCTCGTTTGCTTGGATTCCCGGAACTCCCGCGTTTCCCAATATCACTCTGCCGTTCTGGGTTGTGACTCCCAATGTGACTACAGATGGCACCTGGAGCGCCTGCAGCCCGCTCAATGATAACGCACCAGCAGACCTTAGCGATAGAATCGTCCTCGTAGAGCTGGATGACTGTGGGGACCCAACTATCGCAGACAACCTTTCGAAGAATAATGCGACATATATCATGTTCTATAACTCTGATGATGACCTAGACAA CATATACAGCGTCAGCACTTCTCCTAGTACTCTCGGTGCCGGAATGGTTGCCCTACAGCAAGCCGTGGAATGGCGAGATCTCTTAGGAAACGGTACAGAAGTGTATGCGACACTGGTTGAGCCTCAGTCTGCCAACCCTGCTGCGGGATATTATCCAAGCGATGCCACTGGCGGCTATGTAGATGATTTCTCAAGCTGGGGTCCGACATGGGAGGCAGATCTAGATCCACACATCTCGACACCGGGAGGCTCGATTCTTTCTACTTATCCGTTGAACCAAGGAGGATATTACGTTGACTCTGGCACTTCTATGGCAGCACCTATCATGGCTTCAATTTATGCCTTGATTATGCAAGCTCGCTCGATCAAAGATCCTAAGACTCTCATGGGCTTGGTTTCATCTACAGCAAAGCAGACGAAGTACTATGATTCGTATCAGGGGACATTTTATGATGGGCTTGCGCCCGTAGCGCAACAGGGTGCTGGTTTGGCGCAAGCCTATGATGCGGTTCATGCAACCACCTCTCTAAGTGTATCAAGCTTCTCTTTCAATGATACAGATCACTTTGTCAACAGTACGGATTTTACAATCAAGAATGGGGCTGAGCAAGCTGTTACATACTCAATCGGCCACACGCCCACTAGGTCTCGGGATACTTACAAAACTGGGCAGTCCAACCCCTCACGTTCTTCAAACTCAAGCGATATCGCAGCGActcttgctttttctgcGACCAAAATCACTGTTCCAGCAGGTGGATCGGCCAAGGTGACGGTCAAAGTGACTGTTCCCCAAGGGCTCACTGCGGCCAACCTCCCCGTCTATGGTGGATACATTACCTTGGATGGATCTACTGGTGAACATCTTGTCATCCCATATCTCGGAGTGGCCGGAAGCCTTGCAAATGCTCAGAGCATTGATCCAAACTATAGTTTCATTTACCATACCTCGGGTCGCTTCGCGCAGTCGGCGCCCGACAACGACACTTGGACAATACCTCATCCTACACTGGGGGCTAGTCAgccttcgtcatcatcatctgtgGACTATCCTGGGCTTGGGATTGAGGCTGACTCTGGTGTTCCACTGATGAGAGCGGACATCATTCCTCTTGGCAGTACACCAGCCAAAACCACGAAGGTTTTGGGAGTCGATGTAGCCG TCGCTTTCAATGGCATAACACAAGAAGGAACCATATTGCCAGAAGGGAATTATGCCGTACTGCTACGGGCGTTGAAGATTTTTGGAAACGCGAGTAATCCTGACGACTATGTCACGAAACAGACCCAATCCTTCAACATCAAGTATGCTTCGACGGCTGCATAG
- a CDS encoding 3-octaprenyl-4-hydroxybenzoate carboxy-lyase domain-containing protein yields the protein MAATRDRDPEPAHLSFRTFVDTLREEGDLVEINDPVDPNLEAAAITRLVCETNDKAPLFNNVIGAKDGFFRILGAPGALRTPKSQAYARIAHHVALPPSSGAGAIIEKLLNATTSAPVDPITVQSGPVKENCIEGDAIDLTNIPAPMVHQTDGGKYIGTYGMHVLKSPDGKWVNWSVNRAMVVGKRTMTGACYPPQHNWQIVNKWREFGQDAPWAFVLGAPPAAVMVSAMPIPDNVTEAEFIGTLSGEPIKLVKCDTNDLMVPANAEIVFEGTISISEQVPEGPYSEMHGVNFPGESRMMPVYTVNKITYRNNPILPMSATGRLTDETQSLGGLVTAASVMQLCRDADLPILDVSSPLVSQCTWVAIKVDGKRLRSMKTTPRELAKRFGDVVFNTKAGVPFHRLLLVGEDIDVHSDADIMWAFSTRCRPGIDEHPFEDVRGFALIPYMSHGNGNPTKGGKLVCDCLFPVEYTEERNWVNTSFKQGYPQDIQDKVLAKWEQRGFCSLDGI from the exons ATGGCAGCAACCAGAGATCGAGACCCGGAGCCAGCGCATTTGAGCTTTCGAACCTTTGTCGACACTCTCCGAGAGGAAGGGGATCTAGTCGAAATCAACGACCCTGTAGATCCAAACCTCGAGGCCGCTGCTATTACTCGTCTTGTTTGCGAGACCAACGACAAAGCACCTTTGTTCAACAATGTCATAGGAGCCAAGGATGGCTTCTTCCGTATCCTTGGTGCACCGGGGGCACTTCGAACTCCAAAGAGTCAAGCCTACGCTCGTATAGCCCACCACGTGGCGCTGCCACCCAGCAGTGGTGCGGGCGCTATCATTGAGAAGCTGCTTAATGCGACCACCTCGGCGCCGGTTGATCCCATTACGGTCCAGTCGGGCCCAGTTAAGGAGAATTGCATCGAAGGCGACGCCATCGACCTCACAAATATACCGGCACCCATGGTCCACCAGACCGACGGCGGCAAATATATTGGGACGTACGGCATGCACGTCCTCAAATCGCCCGATGGTAAATGGGTGAACTGGTCCGTCAACCGAGCCATGGTCGTTGGCAAACGCACTATGACGGGTGCTTGTTACCCGCCTCAGCATAACTGGCAGATTGTCAACAAGTGGAGGGAATTTGGCCAAGATGCGCCCTGGGCCTTTGTCCTTGGCGCCCCTCCAGCCGCCGTCATGGTTTCTGCGATGCCAATTCCGGATAACGTCACCGAGGCAGAGTTCATCGGTACTCTCAGTGGCGAGCCGATCAAGCTGGTCAAGTGCGATACTAACGATCTCATGGTGCCCGCCAATGCCGAGATCGTCTTCGAAggcaccatctccatctccgaaCAAGTCCCTGAAGGCCCGTACAGCGAAATGCACGGAGTCAATTTCCCCGGCGAGTCTCGCATGATGCCTGTATACACGGTCAACAAGATTACCTATCGGAATAATCCAATTCTCCCGATGTCGGCCACCGGTAGACTAACTGACGAGACG CAATCCCTTGGTGGACTGGTCACTGCTGCCTCAGTGATGCAGCTTTGCCGCGATGCAGATCTGCCCATTTTGGATGTTAGCTCTCCACTGGTATCCCAGTGTACCTGGGTTGCTATCAAGGTAGACGGAAAGCGACTACGGTCGATGAAGACTACACCGAGGGAACTCGCGAAGCGATTTGGAGATGTGGTATTTAATACGAAAGCCGGTGTTCCATTTCATCGTCTCCTGCTAGTCGGCGAAGACATCGACGTACATTCCGATGCAGACATTATGTGGGCCTTCTCTACGCGCTGTCGGCCAGGTATAGACGAGCATCCTTTTGAGGACGTGAGAGGATTTGCTCTAATTCCATACATGAGccacggcaacggcaacCCAACCAAGGGTGGAAAGTTGGTTTGTGATTGCTTGTTTCCTGTTGAGTACACCGAAGAGAGAAACTGGGTGAATACCAGCTTCAAGCAGGGTTACCCGCAGGACATACAAGACAAAGTGCTGGCAAAGTGGGAACAGCGAGGATTTTGCAGTCTGGACGGTATTTAG
- a CDS encoding fungal specific transcription factor domain-containing protein: MGVLQQYAHDAAPELLRESGVSFGLQNTLDGDPFTEATTPENRHASLLSLAPHADEIQRFIPLYRHTIHPFVPLLVDIDEFELHVCEYLESRAAGDLRDGSKTLNQWFTGKGINTIAVILATLSCSSYFSDIPITERSTTALKFVARAFQALRLANYMLRPSVEAVQTLLLLGNTLQNTGQSDGSWILLGTTIRLAQALGLHAANTKTRGANSRKKEALWSVIVWQDCFLSVCHGRPSGISKAQLKRLNFAAVTGPSLSYFEIMCRVGCLCVDLTEDVPTLKRSVDLVEAIDRCYSNALPHLQSLDECRNLHQRLEFFALQINMSFTIAVACRPAMKKLPPGSGEDHYHQFLTTRAKQSLFTTLKTFLAFQALSSMPLRNWSMLHSALTSMLLLSVWEETRHDPQSRALQERLVGLLLAVSEEGSSADTDSDGHPSYYTQWLSPRSIRTLIALQSAIRNTPPLTDHVSPTRSVETLLTTSEGASLHQTGLPVLDSQVPDQITALLGSSVAYDYDQFDWSTVDLSPFAFIDETVNMPFYDSSQCNGFI, encoded by the exons ATGGGCGTCCTGCAACAGTATGCCCATGATGCTGCACCTGAACTCCTTCGAGAATCAGGTGTTTCTTTTGGATTGCAGAATACCCTTGATGGCGATCCGTTTACTGAGGCGACTACCCCAGAGAATCGACACGCAAGCTTGCTGAGCCTTGCGCCACATGCAGATGAGATACAGAG ATTCATCCCGCTCTATCGACATACTATCCATCCATTCGTGCCACTGCTCGTCGATATTGACGAATTTGAGCTTCATGTCTGCGAATACCTCGAAAGCCGAGCTGCCGGAGACTTGAGGGATGGTTCGAAGACGCTGAATCAGTGGTTCACCggcaaaggcatcaataCCATTGCTGTAATTCTGGCGACCCTATCCTGCTCTTCTTATTTCTCCGACATTCCCATTACAGAGCGTTCTACAACTGCTCTGAAATTTG TGGCTAGGGCTTTCCAGGCTTTGCGACTGGCCAACTACATGTTGCGGCCGTCTGTCGAGGCGGTGCAGACACTCTTGCTACTGGGAAACACTCTCCAAAATACCGGGCAATCCGATGGATCGTGGATTCTATTAGGAACGACTATCCGGCTTGCCCAGGCTCTTGGTCTACATGCAGCAAATACTAAGACTCGAGGGGCCAACTCCAGAAAGAAGGAAGCTCTATG GTCGGTTATTGTATGGCAAGATTGCTTCCTCAGTGTATGTCACGGCCGGCCATCGGGTATTTCCAAAGCACAACTGAAGCGTCTCAATTTTGCTGCTGTGACCGGTCCTAGCCTGTCCTACTTTGAAATCATGTGCCGCGTGGGATGCTTGTGCGTCGATCTTACGGAGGATGTGCCGACTCTGAAACGCTCAGTTGATCTCGTCGAGGCAATCGATAGGTGCTACTCAAACGCGCTACCTCATCTGCAGAGCCTCGACGAATGTCGCAATCTGCATCAGCGCCTCGAATTCTTTGCCCTTCAGATCAACATGTCCTTCACCATTGCCGTTGCTTGTCGACCGGCAATGAAGAAACTACCTCCGGGATCAGGAGAGGATCATTACCACCAATTCCTCACTACACGCGCCAAACAGAGCCTTTTCACTACTTTGAAaaccttcttggccttccaGGCGCTAAGTTCTATGCCGCTCCGGAACTGGTCGATGCTCCACTCAGCACTTACATCCATGTTGCTGCTCTCCGTATGGGAGGAAACAAGACATGATCCGCAGTCCAGAGCTCTGCAGGAGCGCCTGGTTGGTCTTCTGTTGGCCGTCAGTGAAGAAGGCTCAAGCGCGGATACAGACAGTGATGGCCATCCCTCCTATTACACCCAATGGTTGTCTCCTCGTAGTATTCGAACACTCATCGCTTTGCAGAGTGCAATACGAAATACACCTCCTCTGACTGATCACGTGTCTCCTACAAGGTCAGTAGAGACTCTGTTGACAACCTCCGAAGGTGCCTCGCTACATCAGACAGGCCTACCAGTGCTTGACTCTCAGGTCCCGGATCAGATCACTGCTTTACTTGGCTCAAG TGTAGCATATGACTATGATCAATTTGATTGGTCGACAGTCGACCTTTCTCCATTTGCTTTTATTGATGAAACAGTCAACA TGCCATTTTACGATTCGTCACAATGTAATGGATTCATATAG